A window from Polynucleobacter sp. MWH-UH25E encodes these proteins:
- a CDS encoding UDP-glucose/GDP-mannose dehydrogenase family protein: MKVTIVGSGYVGLVTGACLAEQGNNVFCLDLDPKKIEILNSGGVPIYEPGLKEMIDRNRAAGRLQFSTDIAASVAHGDIQFIAVGTPPDEDGSADLQYVVAAARNIGRHMTTPKVIVDKSTVPVGTADKVQAAITEELEKRNLPADLCSVVSNPEFLKEGAAVEDFMRPDRIVIGTENTPAGLRAKEQMRKLYAPFNRHHERTYYMDVKSAELTKYAANAMLATRISFMNELANLADLVGADIEAVRQGIGSDSRIGFGFLYPGTGYGGSCFPKDVSALSKTAKEHGRELKILGAVDAVNEIQKYVLVEKIEKRFGKDLSNMKFALWGLAFKPNTDDMREAPSRVIISELVKRGATIVAHDPVSMPEAKHALELDFQGNPQGLKNVSMVDNPMNALDGADALIIVTEWKAFRSPDFDVVLQKLTRPIIFDGRNLYEPQAMQELGIEYHGIGRHN; the protein is encoded by the coding sequence ATGAAAGTTACGATTGTTGGAAGTGGTTATGTAGGTTTAGTTACCGGAGCCTGTCTTGCAGAGCAGGGGAATAATGTCTTCTGTTTGGATTTAGATCCAAAGAAGATTGAGATTCTCAATTCTGGTGGCGTGCCGATCTATGAGCCAGGGCTAAAAGAAATGATTGATCGCAATCGTGCCGCTGGCAGATTGCAGTTCTCTACCGATATCGCCGCTTCAGTAGCGCATGGGGATATTCAATTTATTGCAGTAGGCACCCCTCCTGATGAAGATGGCTCTGCGGATCTACAGTATGTAGTTGCAGCTGCGCGCAATATTGGTCGCCATATGACCACCCCAAAAGTGATTGTCGATAAATCGACTGTGCCTGTTGGAACAGCAGATAAAGTTCAAGCCGCTATTACTGAAGAACTAGAAAAGCGTAATTTACCTGCTGATCTGTGCTCAGTTGTTTCAAATCCAGAGTTCTTAAAAGAGGGCGCTGCCGTAGAAGACTTTATGCGCCCAGATCGTATTGTGATTGGTACTGAAAACACACCAGCTGGTTTGCGTGCTAAAGAGCAGATGCGCAAACTCTATGCGCCATTTAATCGTCACCATGAGCGTACCTATTACATGGATGTAAAGAGTGCGGAGTTAACCAAGTATGCTGCTAACGCTATGTTGGCAACCCGTATCTCCTTTATGAATGAGTTGGCTAATTTGGCAGATCTAGTGGGTGCAGATATTGAGGCAGTGCGCCAAGGTATTGGATCGGATTCTCGTATTGGTTTTGGTTTCTTGTACCCAGGCACAGGTTACGGTGGCTCTTGTTTTCCGAAAGATGTATCTGCCTTATCAAAGACTGCTAAAGAGCATGGTAGAGAGCTAAAGATTCTCGGTGCTGTTGATGCGGTAAACGAGATTCAAAAGTATGTGTTGGTAGAGAAGATTGAAAAGCGTTTCGGCAAAGATCTCTCTAATATGAAATTCGCTTTGTGGGGCTTGGCATTCAAGCCCAATACAGACGATATGCGCGAAGCTCCAAGTCGCGTCATTATTTCTGAGTTGGTTAAGCGTGGTGCTACGATTGTGGCTCATGATCCAGTCTCAATGCCGGAAGCAAAACATGCCTTAGAGTTAGATTTTCAGGGTAATCCTCAAGGGCTGAAAAACGTTTCCATGGTGGATAACCCCATGAATGCCCTTGATGGTGCGGATGCATTGATCATTGTGACTGAGTGGAAAGCATTCCGTAGCCCTGATTTTGATGTGGTCCTCCAAAAATTGACTCGCCCCATCATTTTTGATGGACGTAATTTGTATGAGCCACAAGCAATGCAAGAGCTGGGTATTGAATACCACGGCATTGGACGACATAATTAA